In Pecten maximus chromosome 10, xPecMax1.1, whole genome shotgun sequence, one genomic interval encodes:
- the LOC117336674 gene encoding protein starmaker-like, whose amino-acid sequence MLRNRRRTGTLDDTRRETLDDTRRETLDDTRRETLEDTYHETLDDTRRETLDDTRRETLDDTRRETLEDTYRETLDDTRRETLDDTHRETLAVTHIETLDDTRHDTRRETLDDTHRETLDDTYRETLDDTYRATLDDTRRETLDDTHSDTLDDTHSETLDDTRRETLDDTRRETLDDTRGETLDDTRRETLDDTRRETLDDTRRETLDDTRRETLDDTYRETLDDTYRETLDDTRRETLDDTRRENLDDTRRVTLDDNRLETLDDTLRRTLDDTRRETLEDTRRATLDDTHRETLDDTHRETLDVTHRETLDDTRRETLDDTRRATLDDTRRETLDDTHSDTLDDTHSETLDDTRRETLDDTRRESLDDTHIETLDDTHRETLDKTKVNSHSQNWNHANCNGTTGHIRLRTCLT is encoded by the exons ATGTTGCGTAATAGACGCCGTACTGG AACTTTAGACGATACCCGCCGTGAAACTTTAGACGATACCCGCCGTGAAACTTTAGACGATACCCGCCGTGAAACTTTAGAAGATACCTACCATGAAACTTTAGACGATACCCGCCGTGAAACTTTAGACGATACCCGCCGTGAAACTTTAGACGATACCCGCCGTGAAACTTTAGAAGATACCTACCGGGAAACTTTAGACGATACCCGCCGTGAAACTTTAGACGATACCCACCGTGAAACTTTAGCCGTTACTCACATTGAAACTTTAGACGATACCCGCC ACGATACCCGCCGTGAAACTTTAGACGATACCCACCGTGAAACTTTAGACGATACCTACCGGGAAACTTTAGACGATACCTACCGTGCAACTTTAGACGACACCCGCCGTGAAACATTAGACGATACCCACAGTGATACTTTAGACGATACCCACAGTGAAACTTTAGACGATACCCGCCGTGAAACTTTAGACGATACCCGTCGTGAAACTTTAGACGATACCCGCGGTGAAACTTTAGACGATACCCGCCGTGAAACTTTAGACGATACCCGCCGTGAAACTTTAGACGATACCCGTCGTGAAACTTTAGACGATACCCGCCGCGAAACTTTAGACGATACCTACCGGGAAACTTTAGACGATACCTACCGGGAAACTTTAGACGACACCCGCCGTGAAACTTTAGACGATACCCGCCGTGAAAATTTAGACGACACCCGCCGTGTAACTTTAGACGACAACCGCCTTGAAACTTTAGATGATACCCTCCGTAGAACTTTAGACGATACCCGCCGTGAAACTTTAGAAGATACCCGCCGTGCAACTTTAGACGATACCCACCGTGAAACTTTAGACGATACCCACCGTGAAACTTTAGACGTTACCCACCGTGAAACTTTAGACGATACCCGCCGTGAAACTTTAGACGATACCCGCCGTGCAACTTTAGACGACACCCGCCGTGAAACATTAGACGATACCCACAGTGATACTTTAGACGATACCCACAGTGAAACTTTAGACGATACCCGCCGTGAAACTTTAGACGATACCCGCCGTGAAAGTTTAGACGATACTCACATTGAAACTTTAGACGATACCCACCGTGAAACTTTAGATAAAACCAAAGTAAATTCACATTCTCAAAATTGGAACCACGCTAATTGCAATGGAACCACTGGGCATATAAGGCTCAGAACATGTCTGACTTGA
- the LOC117335912 gene encoding uncharacterized protein LOC117335912 isoform X2 translates to MGVTPEGKQLYRDIKMGIAYKVEGDTWTYDLSLGDSTQSHLLKLGVTNPEDVDMEGNKIITTPKLEQPNKLVEVTDTWLPSGRKVTTRMERTVVEDTMKCAITHLESGQTMAFSMTRVTS, encoded by the exons ATGG GTGTTACACCCGAGGGGAAACAATTGTACAGAGATATTAAGATGGGCATAGCATACAAAGTTGAGGGTGACACGTGGACATATGATCTATCCCTTGGAGACAGCACGCAGTCGCACCTTTTAAAATTGGGTGTCACCAATCCGGAAGATGTCGACATGGAAGGCAACAAAATTATa ACTACGCCAAAACTAGAACAACCGAACAAGCTTGTCGAGGTGACAGATACCTGGCTTCCGTCTGGACGTAAGGTTACCACTCGGATGGAGAGAACGGTCGTCGAGGATACCATGAAATGT GCAATTACTCATTTAGAATCTGGACAAACAATGGCTTTTAGTATGACGCGGGTGACGTCATAA
- the LOC117336846 gene encoding uncharacterized protein LOC117336846, with amino-acid sequence MLQAIILSCVVGLELTAAIRHHHFNLTGHGSAFPAFIKYNADLHTTDLSVFDPRTDPQELLLHYITDEKNDMFMRNVGMPGYCEVGRLPKDAVTLLESLEREAFLNHEVVDSIGGKASLSFTPTMTESSVTVDMTIVRRYCSSQNVSMGTFELHWLHESQ; translated from the exons ATGTTACAGGCAATAATCCTCAGCTGTGTGGTGGGACTCGAGTTGACTGCTGCTATCAGG CACCATCATTTTAATTTGACTGGTCATGGTTCTGCCTTTCCTGCTTTCATCAAATACAATGCAGATCTTCACACCACAGACCTATCCGTCTTTGATCCTCGTACTGACCCCCAGGAGCTGCTTCTGCACTATATCACCGACGAGAAAAAC GACATGTTCATGAGAAACGTCGGAATGCCTGGATATTGTGAGGTGGGGAGGCTACCAAAGGACGCTGTAACTTTACTGGAGAGTTTGGAGAGGGAGGCATTCCTTAAT CATGAGGTTGTTGACAGTATTGGGGGCAAAGCAAGTTTGTCGTTTACACCGACAATGACGGAATCTTCCGTTACAGTAGATATGACCATCGTCAGAAGATACTGTAGCTCACAGAATGTGTCCATGGGAACGTTTGAGTTACACTGGTTACATGAATCCCAATAG
- the LOC117335912 gene encoding uncharacterized protein LOC117335912 isoform X1, with protein sequence MSVFQGKWLDDKTTGESENYDGFCDAMGVTPEGKQLYRDIKMGIAYKVEGDTWTYDLSLGDSTQSHLLKLGVTNPEDVDMEGNKIITTPKLEQPNKLVEVTDTWLPSGRKVTTRMERTVVEDTMKCAITHLESGQTMAFSMTRVTS encoded by the exons atgtctgtgttCCAAGGAAAATGGCTTGATGACAAAACAACAGGAGAGTCTGAAAATTACGATGGATTTTGCGATGCTATGG GTGTTACACCCGAGGGGAAACAATTGTACAGAGATATTAAGATGGGCATAGCATACAAAGTTGAGGGTGACACGTGGACATATGATCTATCCCTTGGAGACAGCACGCAGTCGCACCTTTTAAAATTGGGTGTCACCAATCCGGAAGATGTCGACATGGAAGGCAACAAAATTATa ACTACGCCAAAACTAGAACAACCGAACAAGCTTGTCGAGGTGACAGATACCTGGCTTCCGTCTGGACGTAAGGTTACCACTCGGATGGAGAGAACGGTCGTCGAGGATACCATGAAATGT GCAATTACTCATTTAGAATCTGGACAAACAATGGCTTTTAGTATGACGCGGGTGACGTCATAA